ATTTCATACACTTTTAGGTATATTTTATTATGGGATTAATTACTATGAAAGTTTCGGAATTTATCCTGGAAATTCAGGTCATGCTCACTTGAAAACTACTATACTGTTTTgggttttttaaattaaaaatagatttaatgAAAGATTTAAGCTCGACATTACTGAACAGGAAGATCCTTAATATAAACAATGACATTATAACATAACATTATGCAAGATCATTAGTTTACcccttttgtaaaaaataataatattgcaAGATATTCATTATAACATCAGTGAATAGCAAAGAGAAAGAGGGGTTTATAGAGGTTGACCAGTTATCCACCCTGAAACATGATAAAGCTTTCTGCTTCTGCTggtttagagcatgattatctcGAGCTCCTTAAGAATTTGTTAGggtaattaaatttttttttaaaaaaaagatattaactGAAGACGTGTTTCTTAATTAAGAGAGCGAAAGTACGGCTCTTAGAAGGCACGTGCCGCAATATTATTGGGTAAAGGAAAGGTGTCGAGTTTCGTCAatctattttcttcttttcttttttttttcggggtTTTCTCCTCTCCTCGATAAAACAGCGACTTCTCTTCCTGTCGGTTGCTCTCCTTAACGACAGTGACCTCTCTATCAGTGGTTTTCCTCGACTAAAGAAAACGGCGACCTCTTTCTCGTGTTGGCTCTCCGAGATGAAGAAAACGACGACTGGTGCTGCTCAGACGAATCGAAAAATAAAACGACAACCTCTTTCAATTATGCATGTTTAGATTGTGCTCCTTCTTCATCGTAATTCTTAACATATAAATCCTCTGattagttttgatttgtttctgtttttgtgTCTATAGATGGATTGATCAAGAGGCATGGCCTACAATTGTTCATACATCAATCAGGTCACAATCACTTGAGAATTATACTGTTTACTttggttttgaaaatttaaaatatgtatatcatAATGAGATTAAACCCAAATCTGAACtgcattgaaaattttaaactcgACATTACTAAATAGCAAAGATGTTATAACCCAATGACATTTATAACATGGCATAATAATGCTAAGAAGGAATTTTATAAAGGTTGACCACTTATCCATCTCTGAAACATGATAAAGCTTTCTTCTGGTTTAATTTTAGACGTGTGTCCACCTCCCTgtaaaatatatcatcaattaACCTTCATTGATAACTTGTTCATATGTTGCAACGATTTGTGTTCAATGTAAAAGTGAAGACTTATACTTTGACGGTAGCAAATGTCATTTTATTGGCATACGTCTTAGTGTATCCAGCCACTTGATTGTGTATCATCCATGGTCTCCACTTGTCAATGATTGAATAATTAAGAGATCTGATCCACGTTTGTGTCGCAGTGAAAGGAATTGTCATGTCGTGATCACCGCTAGTCACCAAAATGAAAACACCTCATCATAATTCTGTATAAACTATCTTGATTTGTAttggaattttttattttttttaaaatatggagaAGCAATAGTTTTAAAATCCGACCTGAAAATGAGGGATGTGTAGCCTTTAATACTGTTATTCAGATGGTATGGCACACTGCTTTTAATGTCTTTATTATAAGGCTTATCCTCAGAAGAACAACGTATCCACTTTCCTATACTTCCCTACATTCCATAACATATATAGATAATAAATCTTATAGTGtttgatatttgtttgtttaGCATTATAGCATTGTCATTAATAAGATGTTAATGTTAATGAATATGATGATGATGCAATACCTTGGCTACATGAAGTGCTTTCCGCACGCTCTCGTCATTAGCCCACATGGAAGCTTGCAACTCTGAGTAAACCTACAAGATTAGCGATTCACTTGTCACCATCCATCTAAATTATACGATGAAAAAGCACATACAAAGAACAAGGAGATGGATTGTTTACAATGCAGTTGGGAAACGAAACAGAAAGATTTGTAGGGAGAGTTTCTCTCAGGTCTCTTTTTGGGACATGCTTTGGCCATAAAAGTCCCGGAGCTGCAACCGCGCATACTGGTGCTAGTACATGTCCCAAGTATATGCCAGCAATGCACTGCAAATAACAACAAAATGTTCGAATAGTTAAATGTGATCATCATTGAGTCCGGTGCCTCAGGAAAATAAAATACTGAGAATatcataatattaatttatatatgtttctaGTAATACTAATATACTCTATATGTTAACTGTTGATATTTGAATAGTTGGTTATAGAGTTGGTTCAATTGTACATGTATTTAAGATTAATGGTTTAGTTAGGTTTAGAGTAGAGTATATAACATGTAAGTATCCGATTTTTGAACTGGAACGCGATTGAATACTATTAATTTCATCTgaatttaggaaaaaaaaagattaatttcATCTGAATCTATGTTCTCTAATACTATATGCGATACTACggcttattatttttatttatattgttaattaagGAGAATTAATGCTATACCTCGTGGTATTCTTCAACAAATTGCAAGCATTCTATGTTACCAGGATCCACATTTTCATAGTTCCCGTTACAAGTTCTCTTCAATGACTgccaaaaaaaaggaaaaagattaGTTTTCGAACTGGCCATTATGTTTTCTTCATTATTGTAAAAACAACGTGTAACATAATATTAGAGTTAAACATGTTCAAAGGGATACTTCGTAGAGTTCGTCAGAGATTAGAGCCATTCCATGAGCAAATGGAACACGATGGTTATAATCAAACTCCTGATCTGTCGTCGGGTTTCCAATCACATAACCCTATTTTTTAGAGAAGAGAGTATTGTAACTTGAATGTTAACGCTCGACTGAAACATTTATAATATAGGTTTTTTTAGTAAGGGTTTGTAGTATATGTTTTCCATCGCAAATTTCCCTCACAatttgtattttgatatatataaggACTCAAATACAAGTAGAACCTGGAGATTTATTTGAGGTTTGAATCCAATGCCATTTCCTGCACCATCGTCATCAAGAATAtgtaaaaatggaaaataaaaatcattaaattgaATCATCAGCTGAAAGATTTGAGATAAACTTTGGACCTTTGGAGATTTCTTGAACAGTGGCCGGAATAACTTTACCAGCATAAGAATTTCCAGTGACATAAAAGGGATTAGAGATAAACTTTTCATGCTTGGCTAGCCACTGTGTTACAAAAGAGTAAACACTCTAAATGTGTCTATATATAGATTAAGATAAATGCTTCAAAAGACACTTAAGTGTTGTTTTTTGTTCACCTTGAGAAGAAACTCGTGGATCCGCTTAGCTTCTCCCGAGTCACTTGGTGTATCAAGAAGTTGAGTTTTTGCGTAGGAGAAGCCAGTACCAACAGGCTGGTCCAAGTATATTATGCTTGCAATCTAAGAAACAGTAATCCAATCTATCAACCAAATAAACAATGATCCaatactttttatatataaagattgtaTATAATCAAGAATATTGAAAAACGACAAGCCATACCTTTGTCCACGAATATGTAGTAGAAAGCAAAGTGGGAGTACCTCCATTGTAACCCTCAACTCTGAATTTAACAGGCCCTATTAGCGCAAAGTTTCttcattagaaaataaaatgtatatatggtTAAGCATATGAGagtgttaaaataaaaaagaaatgcaTGCCTGGATGTTATTTACATGGGTTTAAGCCTCATTAGAAGAGCAACCAAGTCCTCATGCATGATGTgttaaataaaaacgaaataatGTTTTCGTTACCATTCTCAAACAGAAGAGCGGAGACAGCAGAGCAACCAGGTCCTCCAGTTAACCAGAGAAGAAGAGGATCTTCTTTTGGATTCCTCTCAGATTtaatgaagtaataaaataattgCAGTTGCTCTTCTTTACCCACACCGATATACCTTTGATGCCACAAACAATTGAtctaatatatgatttttatttcaaacatatgAAGATTAcatgaaaaagaaataaaagaaacaaacccGGTTTCAAGCTCAAAAGGAAGAGGACCTTCAAAACCAGGAAGGTACTTGACAATGGATCCAGAGTTTGCATGTGGATTCAAGACCATAAGTACAAGaagaagcagcagcagcagcaatttcatagcctttttttttttaaagtttctcGCTACCTTAATCACATGATACTAAAAAAAGGTCTCGTAAAATTACAAAACAGCAACTCACGTCACTATCAAGCTTCTACATCTGTTCAACTAGGACCACATTTATAGTCCTGTGcactatcatcatcatcatctcgcTTCTTGTTTGCCTCGAGAGCCACGACAACTGTTTCTATCTATAACCTTTGTTCATAGCTTCTTTCGAGGCTGCTAAGCTTTCTCAAAACCAAAATCCACCAAAAAAAGGTGTTACACGATTCAAATTCGCGGTTGCGTTTACAAAGGTACAAGGTACAAACCCGTTATTCGATATATAGAGATGTAGATGGATAAAATACGGTTATACAACAATAGATCTTCTCTGATCTGAGCAAAACTGAACCAATTTtgttaacaaaacaaaacatgttttttttcttcttctctcactcCTACAAAGCTAAAGAAAGACATGAACCTCTGATCCAATAAGATAGAAGTCATAAAACCAAAAGAGGTGATCAGCGAGCCTTTTCAACCCGTCATTCCTGGGAAGAGCTGCGATATCTTGTTGAACACATCCATTACCTGCAACCGTAACCGCAAATTCTTACAAATGTCATTGCCTTGAGATGTTTTCAATGCACAACTTAAATACGATCGAGTGTTTTACCTCTTTGTCGTTTTGGTACTTCATGATGTTCATCGGGTTCTCTGAGcactgcaacaacaacaacaatcgaATTGAGTTAGAAATCATGTCAAAGTATATATTTAGTGAAGAAAGAAAACGTACTTCCATTAATGCTGCTTGGACTCTAGGATTCTGGAATGCCATTGCAACATCAGGGTTCTCCATAATCTTAGAGATGACTTCTTCTGGAGTCAGTCCTATTTGATCTGAAAACATCGTTTCAAATTCATCAGGGTTTTAAACCTATGCCACAACCATAGAATAGTATAACACTTTTGTAGCAATTGATAGGTGGGATGATTTGGTTACCGAATTGTTGCTTCACTTCAGGGCTATTCAGGTCAAAATTCTTTAAGGTCTCCGTCATTCTCTTGTCCCATTCACCACTCCCACTCATGTTATTCCTAAATCCAtgtcaaacaaacaaaaagcaaATTCTAGTTTTAGAGATTCTCAAAAGCAACGGAGAGGAATAAACTTGTAAAATGGAACTTACAACATGTCCTGTAGCTGTTGACGGTATTGAGGATTCTTAAGCATCCCTACAAAGTTTCCAACAGTTTAGCCTTCAGAAGCAATGCTGAGAACAAAGACAGTAATAGCAGGATGCTTTAAACACTCACATTTGAAAGTTTCTGGGTTTCTCATCTCCTCAGGCAAATGTCTGTATTCATACAAACAGTGTTACCAAATGTTAAGCAAACAGTTTTGAAAATAAACTTAAGAGAAGGATTGAAATATAATGTGATTAGGGAAGATGATTTACGGGTAAACCATCTTCTGAACAGTTGGATCTTCCATCATTTTCTCTAAAGCTTCTACTGACAAACCAGCCCCTCCTTTCCCAGCGCCTGTATAAACAACAGATAGGCAAAGGGTTCAATTTAAAAACTAAGGAAACCGAAATAATCCAGAGGAGAGAAAAGATCATGAAAGATGAGATATGCAAAATACAAGCTAGGCAAGTGATGAAAACTGATATTCTTTTAACTCACCCAAAGATTGAAAAACCTCTGAAGCAGTGGCACCATTGGCAGGAGCAGCTCCATTTTGCAGAACCTTAACCAAAAGATCAAATAGGATAACACAATAACATCCCAAATTAGCCAAATCAGGTCAGTTTTTTTGAATCATCGCTCGGTGTGCTGTGCagatacataagaaaaaaaaagaaacttacatCGTCAAATAAGCGAGTTTCTTTGGGGGCACTAGCTTCAGAGACTTCT
Above is a window of Brassica napus cultivar Da-Ae chromosome A10, Da-Ae, whole genome shotgun sequence DNA encoding:
- the LOC106371995 gene encoding serine carboxypeptidase-like 7, whose amino-acid sequence is MKLLLLLLLLVLMVLNPHANSGSIVKYLPGFEGPLPFELETGYIGVGKEEQLQLFYYFIKSERNPKEDPLLLWLTGGPGCSAVSALLFENGPVKFRVEGYNGGTPTLLSTTYSWTKIASIIYLDQPVGTGFSYAKTQLLDTPSDSGEAKRIHEFLLKWLAKHEKFISNPFYVTGNSYAGKVIPATVQEISKGNGIGFKPQINLQGYVIGNPTTDQEFDYNHRVPFAHGMALISDELYESLKRTCNGNYENVDPGNIECLQFVEEYHECIAGIYLGHVLAPVCAVAAPGLLWPKHVPKRDLRETLPTNLSVSFPNCIVYSELQASMWANDESVRKALHVAKGSIGKWIRCSSEDKPYNKDIKSSVPYHLNNSIKGYTSLIFSGDHDMTIPFTATQTWIRSLNYSIIDKWRPWMIHNQVAGYTKTYANKMTFATVKGGGHTSKIKPEESFIMFQRWISGQPL